A DNA window from Paraclostridium bifermentans contains the following coding sequences:
- a CDS encoding SH3 domain-containing protein: MSMNKRAKKSIVLTLGLVVGGMYASTNSIFAAEKEIVTPEKLNVRKGPSVENDKIGSLDRGMVVEILESNNGWNKVKLSDGNEGWVSGDYTAKEKATVTATELNVRKGPSVENDKIGSLTNGTVVEVLEHENDWYKVKLDDNKEGWISGDYALTESQAMEQQAKKTEVKAATTNTVDQKNDSKDSTVKEEKSEEAVSNNTQNNNQNNNSNESSKTEETTSSNNNSGRLMTVNASAYAGHSITATGTTPKWGTIAVDPSVIPYGTKVYIPKFDMVFTAEDCGGAIKGNKIDIFMNSESECTTFGRQNIEIQILG, translated from the coding sequence ATGAGTATGAATAAAAGAGCAAAGAAATCAATAGTATTAACATTAGGTTTAGTAGTTGGAGGTATGTATGCTTCAACAAACAGCATATTTGCTGCAGAGAAAGAAATAGTTACACCAGAAAAATTAAACGTGAGAAAAGGACCATCTGTAGAAAATGATAAAATAGGATCATTAGATAGAGGAATGGTTGTTGAAATATTAGAAAGCAACAATGGATGGAACAAAGTTAAACTTTCAGACGGAAATGAAGGATGGGTAAGCGGAGATTACACTGCAAAAGAAAAAGCAACTGTAACAGCTACTGAATTAAACGTAAGAAAAGGACCATCTGTAGAAAATGATAAAATAGGATCATTAACAAATGGAACTGTAGTAGAAGTATTAGAGCATGAAAATGATTGGTATAAAGTTAAGCTTGATGACAATAAAGAAGGATGGATATCAGGAGATTATGCATTAACTGAATCTCAAGCTATGGAGCAACAAGCTAAAAAGACTGAAGTAAAAGCTGCTACAACAAATACAGTAGATCAAAAGAATGATTCAAAAGATTCAACTGTTAAAGAAGAGAAGTCAGAAGAAGCAGTTTCAAACAATACACAAAATAACAACCAAAATAATAATTCAAATGAATCATCAAAAACTGAAGAAACAACTTCATCAAACAACAATAGTGGAAGATTAATGACTGTAAATGCAAGTGCATATGCAGGTCATAGTATAACTGCTACAGGAACAACTCCTAAGTGGGGAACTATAGCTGTAGACCCTTCAGTTATACCTTATGGAACAAAGGTTTATATACCTAAGTTTGATATGGTATTCACTGCAGAGGACTGTGGAGGAGCTATAAAAGGAAATAAAATAGATATATTCATGAATAGTGAATCTGAGTGTACAACTTTCGGAAGACAAAACATAGAAATACAAATATTAGGATAA
- a CDS encoding arsenic resistance protein: protein MENINKFQSFMILLMVAIGIFVGQFDIIKMYSEYLIMPALMVMLFLVFLQIPLKDIVKSFSNKKFTITSICINFIWTPILIFILGKLFLGNNPSLLIGFVMLMVTPCTDWYLIFTGITKGNVALGASILPLNLILQLLLLPIYVLLIGGSSVEIEVLSLLKGVAMSLIIPLILSIILRKIIISKNGKDFFEETITSKACDYQGHFLNIAIVAMFASQGKVLLQHPEVLLQLLVPVLLFFAINLIVGIFVSRGINLNREDSIALNFTTLARNSPIALAIAVATFPDKPLISLALIIGPLIELPVLFIISKILLNNNFVINESVLK from the coding sequence ATGGAAAATATAAATAAATTTCAAAGTTTTATGATTTTATTAATGGTGGCTATTGGAATTTTTGTTGGACAATTTGACATAATTAAAATGTATAGTGAGTATCTAATAATGCCAGCTCTCATGGTAATGTTATTTTTAGTATTTTTACAAATTCCTTTAAAAGATATAGTTAAGTCATTTAGTAATAAAAAATTTACAATAACATCGATTTGTATAAATTTTATATGGACACCGATTCTTATTTTTATACTTGGAAAATTATTTTTAGGAAATAATCCAAGTTTGTTGATTGGATTTGTTATGTTGATGGTAACACCTTGTACAGATTGGTACCTAATATTTACGGGAATAACTAAAGGAAATGTTGCATTAGGGGCGTCGATATTGCCTCTAAATTTAATATTGCAATTATTACTTCTGCCAATATATGTATTGCTTATAGGTGGTTCTAGTGTAGAAATCGAAGTACTTAGTTTACTAAAGGGAGTAGCTATGAGTTTAATTATTCCATTAATACTATCTATTATTTTAAGAAAAATAATTATAAGTAAAAATGGCAAAGATTTTTTTGAGGAAACAATAACTTCAAAAGCTTGTGATTATCAAGGGCATTTTTTAAATATAGCTATTGTTGCTATGTTTGCATCTCAAGGTAAAGTTTTACTTCAACATCCGGAAGTTCTATTACAATTACTTGTACCTGTATTGTTGTTCTTTGCAATCAATTTAATAGTAGGAATATTTGTATCTAGAGGAATAAATTTAAATAGGGAAGACTCTATAGCATTAAATTTCACAACGCTTGCTAGAAATTCACCTATAGCATTAGCTATAGCTGTTGCTACTTTCCCAGATAAACCATTGATATCATTAGCTCTTATTATAGGACCATTAATAGAATTACCAGTACTTTTTATAATATCAAAAATACTTTTAAATAATAATTTTGTAATTAATGAAAGTGTCTTAAAGTAG
- a CDS encoding Rossmann-like and DUF2520 domain-containing protein — MVTINFGIIGAGKMGFSLGKYLKENNINLVGYYSKSEHSSKEASTFTNTKQYVKLENLVQDSDVILITTPDSQIKNVWENLISFPINNKIICHLSGAKSSEIFSNINQYGAYGYSIHPILAISDKYNSYKNISKAFITIEGDKKYINYLKNIFLSIGNKVLLINKENKSLYHEACVSASNLIIPIIDQSIKHLEKCGFEKNIAIKALYPLIEFNIKNIKEQGVLNSLTGPIERCDLETIKDHYEVLNDEDKELYTILSRHLLKITKVKNFEKDYSKIEKYLGEQYEKYNCNF; from the coding sequence GTGGTAACTATAAACTTTGGAATTATTGGAGCGGGGAAGATGGGATTTTCCCTGGGAAAATATTTAAAAGAAAACAATATAAATTTAGTTGGGTATTATAGCAAAAGTGAGCATTCTTCTAAAGAAGCATCAACTTTCACAAATACCAAACAATATGTTAAATTAGAAAATTTAGTACAAGATAGTGATGTTATATTAATCACTACTCCAGACTCACAAATAAAAAACGTGTGGGAGAATCTAATTAGCTTTCCTATTAATAATAAAATAATATGTCATTTAAGTGGAGCAAAATCCTCAGAAATCTTTTCGAATATAAACCAATATGGTGCATATGGTTATTCAATTCACCCAATATTAGCAATTTCAGATAAATATAATTCTTATAAAAATATTTCTAAAGCATTTATTACAATTGAAGGAGACAAAAAATACATAAATTATTTAAAAAATATATTTTTGTCAATTGGTAACAAGGTTTTATTAATCAATAAAGAAAATAAATCCTTATATCATGAAGCCTGTGTAAGCGCTAGTAACTTAATAATTCCTATAATTGATCAAAGTATAAAACATCTTGAAAAATGCGGATTTGAAAAAAATATAGCTATTAAAGCTTTATATCCGTTAATTGAATTTAATATAAAAAACATAAAGGAACAAGGTGTTTTGAACAGTTTAACAGGTCCGATAGAAAGATGTGATTTAGAAACTATAAAAGATCACTATGAAGTTTTGAATGATGAAGATAAAGAATTATATACTATCTTATCTAGGCACTTATTAAAAATAACTAAAGTTAAAAATTTTGAAAAAGATTATTCTAAAATTGAAAAATACTTGGGGGAACAATATGAAAAATACAATTGTAACTTTTAA
- the panB gene encoding 3-methyl-2-oxobutanoate hydroxymethyltransferase translates to MKNTIVTFKEAKESNEKLTMLTAYDYSTAKLIDSCGINGILVGDSLGMVCLGYEDTLSVTMEDMIHHTKAVSRGCTNTLIVADMPFMSYQTSTYDAVVNAGRLIKEGRAHAVKLEGGVEVFNQIQSIVNSSIPVMGHIGLTPQSVNAFGGFKVQGRDELAAKKLIEDALAVEDAGAFAVVLEGVPSKLASLITKKLTIPTIGIGAGASCDGQVLVYQDMLGMFSDFTPKFVKKYENIGEKMKNAFSNYIDEVKTEVFPSEEHSFKINEDIIEKLY, encoded by the coding sequence ATGAAAAATACAATTGTAACTTTTAAAGAAGCTAAAGAAAGCAATGAAAAATTAACTATGCTTACGGCCTACGATTACTCAACTGCAAAGCTAATTGACAGTTGTGGTATAAATGGAATATTAGTTGGAGATTCATTAGGAATGGTGTGCTTAGGTTATGAAGATACATTATCTGTAACTATGGAAGATATGATACACCACACAAAAGCAGTATCGAGGGGATGTACAAATACTTTAATAGTTGCAGATATGCCTTTTATGTCCTATCAAACGTCCACATATGATGCTGTGGTAAATGCGGGGAGACTTATAAAAGAAGGAAGAGCACATGCAGTAAAATTAGAAGGAGGAGTAGAAGTTTTTAACCAAATACAATCGATAGTTAACTCTTCTATACCAGTTATGGGGCATATTGGACTGACTCCACAATCTGTAAATGCTTTTGGCGGATTTAAGGTACAAGGTAGAGATGAATTAGCAGCAAAGAAACTTATTGAAGATGCACTAGCAGTAGAAGATGCAGGTGCATTTGCTGTTGTATTAGAAGGAGTCCCATCAAAGTTAGCATCACTTATAACTAAAAAGCTAACTATACCTACTATTGGAATTGGAGCAGGTGCTAGTTGTGATGGACAAGTCCTTGTATATCAAGATATGTTGGGGATGTTTAGTGATTTTACACCTAAATTTGTGAAAAAGTATGAAAATATAGGAGAAAAGATGAAAAATGCATTTTCAAATTATATAGATGAAGTAAAAACAGAAGTTTTTCCAAGTGAAGAACATAGTTTTAAGATAAATGAAGATATAATAGAAAAACTATATTAA
- the panC gene encoding pantoate--beta-alanine ligase, whose protein sequence is MKILNNIKEIKKQVKDWKDDGLSVALVPTMGYLHEGHESLIKKASEDNDKVIVSIFVNPMQFGINEDLSTYPRDINRDSDICEKNGASLIFNPNVEEMYTDGFSTFVDLNNLTSGLCGKSRPTHFRGVCTVVSKLFNIVNPDKAYFGQKDAQQLSIIKQMVTDLNFDVEIVSCPIVREADGLAKSSRNTYLSKEERQASTIINKSLKKAKALIKSGERDSKNIINFIKNEINKEPLAKIDYISIVENNTIKNIKTIEDGSLIAVAVFIGNTRLIDNFIF, encoded by the coding sequence ATGAAGATTCTAAATAACATAAAAGAAATAAAAAAACAAGTTAAGGATTGGAAAGATGATGGATTAAGTGTAGCACTTGTACCTACTATGGGATACCTACATGAAGGTCATGAAAGTTTGATAAAAAAAGCTAGTGAGGATAATGATAAAGTAATTGTAAGCATATTTGTAAATCCAATGCAATTTGGAATAAATGAAGATTTATCTACATATCCAAGGGATATAAATAGAGATAGTGATATATGTGAAAAAAATGGAGCTAGTTTAATATTTAACCCAAATGTTGAAGAAATGTATACAGATGGATTTAGCACTTTTGTAGATTTGAATAATTTAACTTCTGGACTATGCGGGAAAAGCAGACCAACTCATTTTAGAGGAGTTTGTACGGTTGTGAGTAAGCTATTTAATATAGTAAATCCAGACAAAGCATATTTTGGACAAAAAGATGCGCAACAACTTTCTATAATAAAGCAAATGGTAACAGATTTAAATTTTGATGTTGAAATTGTAAGTTGTCCTATAGTTAGAGAAGCTGATGGATTAGCTAAGAGTTCTAGGAATACATATTTAAGTAAAGAAGAAAGACAAGCTTCAACTATAATAAACAAATCATTAAAAAAAGCAAAAGCTTTAATAAAAAGTGGAGAAAGAGATTCTAAAAATATAATTAACTTTATAAAAAATGAAATTAATAAAGAACCTTTAGCAAAAATTGATTATATAAGTATAGTTGAGAATAACACTATAAAAAACATAAAAACTATTGAGGATGGATCATTGATTGCAGTAGCTGTTTTTATCGGAAATACAAGATTAATAGATAATTTTATTTTCTAA
- a CDS encoding FtsW/RodA/SpoVE family cell cycle protein, with amino-acid sequence MIMEKLTLKHIKNLNWRLILNVTLIFIFGLVMLTTATHANRTGNYREIMKQLLAFGIGVTLIIFTIKIDYIKTGKFYNVFYIFTIILLLIIWVPGLGVVQEGSRRWIKLGPLYLQTSEIAKLTFIISYAKIAEEYKGKLNTIKQIIPAVLKAMPVLFLMLMQPDLGGTIVFICIMFGMLFVSGLNGKIIRNTILIGVLLLPLIYTCLAPHQKVRIEAFLNPNDLSYKGNYQVVQSMIAIGSGGIKGKGIYEGTQSQNGFLPVPDSDFIFAVIGEEFGLIGMGALVLLYGAFLLTMIKDAGESKDFYGTLIIIGVTSMFAYQIIQNIGMTMALIPVTGITLPFISYGASSLVGSLAALGLALNVGMRKRKINF; translated from the coding sequence ATGATTATGGAAAAATTAACACTTAAGCATATAAAAAATTTAAACTGGAGATTAATATTAAATGTTACACTTATATTTATATTTGGACTTGTAATGCTAACAACTGCAACTCATGCAAATAGAACCGGTAACTATAGAGAAATAATGAAACAATTGTTGGCATTTGGAATAGGGGTTACGTTAATAATTTTCACTATAAAAATTGACTATATTAAAACAGGTAAATTTTATAATGTTTTTTATATATTTACTATAATATTGTTATTAATTATATGGGTACCTGGATTAGGAGTAGTACAAGAAGGATCTAGAAGATGGATAAAACTAGGGCCACTATACCTTCAAACATCAGAAATTGCCAAACTTACTTTCATAATAAGTTACGCTAAAATTGCAGAAGAATATAAAGGTAAACTAAATACCATAAAACAAATAATACCAGCAGTATTAAAAGCTATGCCAGTTTTATTTTTAATGTTAATGCAGCCAGACTTAGGAGGGACTATAGTTTTTATATGTATAATGTTTGGAATGTTATTTGTATCAGGGCTTAATGGTAAAATAATAAGAAATACTATTTTAATAGGGGTATTATTATTACCATTAATTTATACATGTTTAGCTCCGCATCAAAAAGTTAGAATAGAAGCTTTCTTAAATCCTAATGATTTAAGTTACAAAGGAAATTATCAAGTTGTACAATCTATGATAGCTATAGGATCAGGAGGTATAAAAGGTAAGGGTATTTATGAAGGAACACAAAGTCAAAATGGATTCTTACCGGTACCAGATAGTGACTTTATATTTGCTGTTATAGGAGAAGAATTTGGGTTAATAGGAATGGGAGCTTTAGTGCTATTATATGGAGCATTTTTATTGACGATGATAAAAGATGCAGGAGAATCCAAGGATTTTTATGGAACTTTAATTATAATTGGAGTAACTAGTATGTTTGCATATCAAATTATTCAAAATATAGGTATGACTATGGCATTAATACCTGTTACAGGAATAACGCTTCCATTTATTAGTTATGGAGCAAGTTCTTTGGTTGGATCTTTAGCAGCATTAGGGCTAGCTCTTAATGTTGGAATGAGGAAAAGAAAAATTAATTTTTAA
- a CDS encoding response regulator transcription factor: MINILLIDDEKKICEFVKAYLDKEGYKTDVAYNGNDAVDYLDNNQYDIVLLDRMLPDISGEEICSYIRNNCKLVNIAIIMLTAKTEDDDRIEGFELGCDDYICKPFNVKELILRIKAVLKRSHDLETNEKISFKNEIEINTKTHEVKVRGKSVILTNTEYKLLLVMASNPKKIYTREELLENVVEDHLEKFDRVIDSHIKNLRQKIEVDSRNCKIIKTVYGVGYKFEE; encoded by the coding sequence ATGATAAATATACTACTTATAGATGATGAAAAAAAGATTTGCGAGTTTGTAAAAGCTTATTTAGATAAAGAAGGCTATAAAACTGATGTAGCATACAATGGAAATGATGCTGTGGATTATCTTGACAACAATCAATACGATATAGTTTTATTGGACAGGATGTTACCAGATATAAGTGGTGAAGAAATTTGTAGCTATATACGAAATAATTGTAAGCTGGTTAATATAGCTATAATTATGCTAACCGCAAAAACAGAAGATGATGATAGGATTGAAGGTTTTGAATTAGGTTGTGATGATTATATATGTAAACCATTTAATGTGAAAGAATTAATTCTAAGAATAAAAGCTGTATTAAAACGAAGTCATGATTTAGAAACTAATGAAAAGATAAGTTTTAAAAATGAAATTGAAATAAATACAAAGACACATGAAGTGAAAGTTAGAGGGAAAAGTGTCATTTTAACTAACACAGAATACAAACTATTGTTAGTAATGGCATCGAATCCTAAAAAAATATATACTAGAGAAGAACTTTTAGAAAATGTAGTAGAAGACCATTTAGAAAAATTTGATAGAGTTATAGATAGTCATATAAAAAATTTAAGACAAAAGATAGAAGTTGATTCTAGAAATTGTAAAATAATAAAAACTGTCTATGGAGTAGGATATAAATTTGAAGAATAA
- a CDS encoding sensor histidine kinase yields the protein MKNNKKYISLNSQILIAFSVIVTLITIIISIFINSSFKSVFSKYVDENNKDEVNHLVFDLQNVYDNDKWDVENIKLLGEDAIRKGIALEVYNKNGDLVWSVFEDEKLLSNQRLNTIKKNMKSINQNWNGKLKEYKFDIYDDKKLVGYERIIHYDSIYYMEDDLEFLNIMNKFMIFISIVAVISVIIISAIISKSISNPIKNVSKIAKVIGSGNYKNRLNYKSNIKEVNELTKSIDMLSEELNKQELLRKQLTTDIAHELRTPVTNIQGHLDAIIDGIWDPTPERLTSIREEVQRLGKLIGSIKNLSTFDSSLSRLNKTKTNLSDFIKNITYTYESKALEKNIKIEYELNEVFAYVDKEKFSQVIVNILVNAIKYTNYGGTILIKVENYDDSINIAIKDNGIGIPKEELQYIFERFYRVDKSRSKDTGGIGVGLAISKAIVAEHGGDILVYSELGQGSEFVIKLPIM from the coding sequence TTGAAGAATAATAAAAAATATATTTCTCTAAATAGTCAAATTTTAATAGCATTTTCAGTCATAGTTACTTTAATAACAATTATCATTTCAATATTTATAAATTCATCATTTAAAAGTGTATTTAGTAAATATGTTGATGAGAACAATAAAGATGAGGTAAATCACCTTGTATTTGATTTACAAAATGTATATGACAATGATAAATGGGATGTAGAAAACATAAAACTTTTAGGTGAAGATGCAATAAGAAAAGGGATAGCTCTAGAGGTTTATAATAAAAATGGGGACTTGGTTTGGAGTGTTTTTGAAGATGAAAAGCTATTATCAAATCAAAGATTGAATACAATAAAAAAGAATATGAAAAGTATTAATCAAAATTGGAATGGAAAACTCAAAGAATATAAGTTTGACATATATGATGATAAGAAGTTAGTAGGGTATGAAAGGATAATACATTATGATTCTATTTACTATATGGAAGATGATCTTGAATTTTTAAATATTATGAATAAATTTATGATATTTATAAGTATAGTAGCTGTAATAAGCGTTATAATTATATCTGCAATAATTTCAAAATCTATTTCTAATCCTATAAAAAATGTATCTAAAATTGCTAAAGTCATAGGGAGTGGAAACTATAAAAATAGATTGAATTATAAAAGTAATATAAAAGAAGTTAATGAACTTACAAAGTCTATAGATATGTTATCTGAGGAACTCAACAAGCAAGAACTTTTAAGAAAACAATTAACAACTGATATAGCACATGAACTTAGGACTCCTGTAACTAATATTCAAGGACATTTAGATGCTATTATTGATGGAATTTGGGATCCAACACCAGAAAGACTTACAAGTATAAGAGAAGAAGTTCAAAGGTTAGGAAAGTTAATAGGATCAATTAAAAATTTATCAACATTTGATAGTTCACTAAGTAGGTTGAATAAAACTAAAACTAACTTAAGTGATTTTATAAAAAATATAACATACACTTATGAATCAAAAGCTTTAGAAAAAAATATAAAAATTGAATATGAATTAAATGAAGTTTTTGCATATGTAGATAAGGAAAAATTTTCTCAAGTTATAGTCAATATTTTAGTCAATGCAATAAAATACACAAACTATGGAGGAACTATTTTAATTAAAGTAGAAAATTATGATGACAGTATAAATATAGCTATAAAAGACAATGGAATTGGAATACCTAAAGAAGAATTACAATATATATTTGAAAGGTTTTATAGAGTTGATAAGTCAAGATCTAAAGACACTGGAGGCATAGGGGTTGGACTTGCTATATCAAAAGCTATAGTAGCTGAGCATGGAGGAGACATCCTAGTATATAGTGAATTAGGTCAAGGTAGTGAGTTTGTAATTAAGCTTCCAATCATGTAA
- a CDS encoding 1-propanol dehydrogenase PduQ — protein MYNFEIKTKISCGRGALESLKDIKNKKIFIITDPFMIESKTIDKILINLEGNDCDIFSEIVPDPPIETVVKGMERIKNYSPNIIIALGGGSAIDAAKAIMDFSKQIFKINEIEFIAIPTTSGTGSEVTSFSVITDAQKGTKYPLVSDDLIPNKAILDPELVKTVPNFITADTGMDVLTHAIEAYVSTDSNDFSDALAEKAIKLVHEYLIDAYKDGSNLEAREKMHNASCMAGLAFNQASLGLNHGIAHIVGAKFHIPHGRTNSILLPYVIEYNANISGYNNASYSDTAKKYAQIAKMLGLESSNVRLGVKNLVNEIKKMQKSMNMPMKLTDCKVNKVDVENLLPEIAQLALKDGCTKTNPRIPNDSGIIDILKQII, from the coding sequence ATGTACAACTTTGAAATAAAGACAAAGATAAGCTGCGGTAGAGGAGCTTTAGAATCATTAAAAGATATAAAAAATAAAAAAATATTTATAATAACAGACCCATTTATGATTGAATCTAAAACAATAGATAAAATATTAATCAATCTAGAAGGAAATGATTGTGATATATTTAGTGAAATTGTACCAGATCCTCCAATTGAAACAGTTGTAAAAGGTATGGAGAGAATAAAAAATTACTCTCCAAATATAATTATTGCATTAGGTGGAGGCTCAGCAATTGATGCAGCTAAGGCAATTATGGATTTTTCAAAACAAATATTTAAGATAAATGAAATTGAATTTATTGCGATTCCAACAACTAGCGGAACAGGATCAGAAGTAACGTCTTTTTCTGTAATAACAGATGCTCAAAAAGGTACAAAATATCCACTTGTTTCAGATGATTTAATACCTAATAAAGCGATATTAGATCCAGAATTAGTAAAAACAGTTCCAAACTTTATAACGGCAGATACTGGGATGGATGTATTAACTCATGCTATAGAAGCTTATGTATCAACAGATAGTAATGATTTTTCTGATGCATTAGCAGAAAAGGCAATAAAACTTGTACACGAATATTTAATTGATGCATATAAAGATGGATCAAATTTAGAAGCTAGAGAAAAAATGCACAATGCATCATGTATGGCAGGGTTAGCATTTAACCAAGCGTCGTTAGGTTTAAATCATGGGATAGCACATATAGTAGGTGCAAAATTCCACATACCTCATGGAAGAACTAATTCAATATTACTTCCTTATGTTATAGAATATAATGCTAATATTTCAGGATACAATAATGCATCTTACTCAGACACTGCTAAAAAATATGCACAAATAGCTAAAATGTTAGGGCTAGAATCTTCTAATGTTAGATTAGGCGTGAAAAATTTAGTAAATGAAATTAAGAAAATGCAAAAAAGTATGAACATGCCGATGAAATTAACAGACTGTAAAGTTAATAAAGTTGATGTGGAAAATTTATTACCAGAAATTGCACAATTAGCGTTAAAAGATGGATGTACTAAGACAAACCCTAGAATTCCAAATGATTCGGGAATAATCGACATATTAAAACAAATAATTTAA
- the eutS gene encoding ethanolamine utilization microcompartment protein EutS, translating into MTEETKSRVIQEYVPGKQVTLAHVIANPNEDIYKKLGLIIDKKDAIGILTITPSEASIIAADVATKASGVQLGFIDRFSGSVVVTGDISSVESALNEVVEVLGNMLNFTSTKITRT; encoded by the coding sequence ATGACAGAAGAAACTAAAAGCAGAGTTATTCAGGAATATGTTCCTGGAAAACAAGTTACATTAGCACATGTAATAGCGAATCCAAATGAAGATATATACAAAAAATTAGGACTTATAATAGATAAAAAAGATGCAATAGGCATACTTACAATAACTCCAAGTGAAGCATCGATTATAGCTGCAGATGTAGCAACAAAAGCATCAGGTGTACAATTAGGATTTATAGATAGATTTAGTGGATCTGTAGTTGTCACAGGAGATATAAGTTCTGTTGAATCAGCACTTAATGAAGTTGTAGAAGTGCTAGGAAATATGTTAAACTTTACATCAACAAAGATAACGAGGACTTAA
- a CDS encoding EutP/PduV family microcompartment system protein, with protein MKNIIFMGKTGSGKTTLCQKLDDLEIKYNKTQSVELYNQSIDTPGEYIENRSLYSALITTAVDAKTIALVYDPTQGEGYIAPGFASMFAKNVIGIITKIDIANEDEIELAKEKLKMAGVNEIFLVDTIKGIGIEELFEYLS; from the coding sequence ATGAAAAATATAATATTTATGGGTAAAACAGGTAGTGGAAAAACAACACTATGCCAAAAGCTTGATGATTTAGAAATAAAGTATAATAAAACTCAATCAGTTGAATTATACAATCAATCAATAGATACACCTGGAGAATATATTGAAAATAGAAGTTTGTATAGTGCACTTATAACTACAGCTGTAGATGCAAAAACTATAGCATTAGTATACGACCCTACACAAGGCGAAGGATATATTGCACCAGGATTTGCTAGTATGTTTGCTAAAAATGTAATAGGAATAATTACAAAAATAGATATAGCAAATGAAGATGAAATTGAACTAGCAAAAGAAAAGCTGAAAATGGCAGGTGTTAATGAGATATTTTTAGTAGATACTATCAAAGGCATAGGTATTGAAGAGTTATTTGAATATTTAAGTTAG
- a CDS encoding ANTAR domain-containing response regulator translates to MKGNILVVDDEPIIRMDIKDILTDRGYNVVGEACDGFEAVEACKKYNPDLVIMDIDMPMLDGLKAGKIITKDNLAGGILLSTSFEGDEYLKKAKEIGAFGYLVKPINEKIFIPTVEMCIGKVREFEKMKKDLDKISNKLTERKLVERAKGILIREFEIDEEEAYTRIRKLSMDKRTSMLEIAKTIIIGYEE, encoded by the coding sequence ATGAAAGGAAATATATTGGTAGTCGATGATGAACCAATAATCAGAATGGATATAAAAGACATTTTAACTGATAGAGGATATAATGTTGTTGGAGAAGCATGTGATGGATTTGAAGCTGTTGAAGCATGCAAAAAGTATAATCCCGATTTAGTTATAATGGATATAGATATGCCAATGTTAGATGGACTTAAAGCTGGTAAGATAATAACAAAAGATAACTTAGCAGGAGGAATACTTTTATCAACTTCTTTTGAAGGAGATGAGTATTTGAAAAAAGCAAAAGAAATAGGTGCCTTTGGATACCTAGTAAAACCTATTAATGAAAAAATATTTATACCTACAGTTGAAATGTGTATAGGTAAAGTAAGAGAATTTGAAAAGATGAAAAAAGACCTCGATAAGATAAGCAATAAGTTGACTGAAAGAAAGTTAGTAGAAAGAGCTAAAGGGATACTTATAAGAGAATTTGAAATTGATGAGGAAGAAGCATATACAAGAATAAGAAAACTTAGTATGGATAAAAGAACTTCTATGCTTGAAATTGCAAAAACTATTATTATAGGTTACGAGGAATAA